One Paraburkholderia sp. IMGN_8 DNA window includes the following coding sequences:
- a CDS encoding 5'-methylthioadenosine/adenosylhomocysteine nucleosidase — protein sequence MSTASIDVAQSGAPVTHRPLGILAALPQELGDLIEAMRGESGVRTITHGQRDYHLGTVHGAPCVVTLARVGKVAAAATVSALIHAFDVEAVVFTGVAGGVGREVRVGDIVVAHALLQHDLDASPLFPRFEVPLLGMSRFIADAALAGQLAAACERFVTEEGTASAARFGTHTPRVHRGLIISGDQFVASAAGVQALRDALPDALAVEMEGAAIAQVCHEYGVPCAVVRTISDTADDHAPQSFASFLTEIAGTYSNAILKRFLEARGTV from the coding sequence TCACGCATCGTCCGCTCGGCATTCTGGCGGCGTTGCCCCAGGAACTCGGCGATCTGATCGAAGCGATGCGCGGCGAATCCGGTGTGCGCACCATCACGCATGGTCAGCGCGACTATCACCTCGGCACTGTGCACGGCGCGCCGTGCGTGGTGACGTTGGCGCGGGTCGGCAAGGTCGCGGCGGCGGCAACCGTCAGCGCGCTGATTCATGCGTTCGATGTCGAGGCGGTCGTGTTCACGGGCGTCGCGGGCGGCGTGGGGCGGGAAGTGCGGGTCGGCGACATCGTCGTTGCCCACGCGCTGCTGCAACACGATCTCGACGCGTCGCCGCTGTTTCCACGCTTTGAAGTGCCTCTGCTCGGCATGTCCCGGTTTATAGCCGACGCGGCGCTTGCCGGGCAACTCGCTGCCGCGTGCGAGCGGTTTGTCACCGAAGAGGGCACGGCTTCGGCGGCGCGCTTCGGTACGCACACGCCGCGGGTGCATCGCGGGTTGATCATCAGCGGCGATCAGTTCGTCGCCAGTGCGGCCGGTGTACAGGCCTTGCGCGATGCGTTGCCGGACGCACTGGCCGTCGAGATGGAAGGTGCGGCGATCGCGCAGGTCTGTCACGAGTATGGCGTGCCGTGCGCGGTCGTGCGAACCATCTCGGATACCGCGGACGATCACGCGCCGCAGTCGTTCGCGTCGTTTCTGACGGAGATCGCCGGGACGTATTCGAACGCGATCCTGAAGCGGTTTCTGGAGGCGCGCGGCACGGTTTGA